TGTTTTCATGTCTGAGTGTGCTGCTCTGGCCGCTACCCTTTTCATGGCGATACCGCGCGATTAGCCGTTGGGCTGTCTGGAATATCTGGTTATTGCGCTGGGTTTGTGGCGTGCGATTGGAAGTCACTGGCGCAGAGCATATTCCCGAGCAAGCCTGCGTGATTTTATGTAAGCATCAATCTGCTTGGGAAACGTTAGCTTTGCAGGCAGTCTTTCCGCCACAGGTTTGGGTATTAAAGCGAGAATTACTATGGATCCCGTTTTTTGGCTGGGGGCTGGCATCTTTAAAGCCGATTGCCATTGATCGAAAAGCAGGTCGGCAGGCATTATCGCAGATCATTGAACAAGGCAAACAACGGCTAAAACAAGGGATTTGGGTAGTGGTTTTTCCAGAAGGCACGCGCATACCGGTAAGGCAGCAAGGGCGTTTTGGTATTGGTGGCGCAAGGTTGTCGGTTGAAGCTGGTGTACCGGTGGTGCCTGTTGCGCATAATGCCGGTTATTGCTGGCCGAAACGGGGCTTTTTAAAACACCCGGGGGTGATTAAGATGGTTATTGGCGCCAGTATTGAGACGAAGGATCAATCAGCGGCCGAAATTAACCATCAGGCAGAAATGTGGATGACGGCAACAATGACAGAGCTGGAGGGATTGCCGCCGGCAGTTACCCTAAAACGGGATAAAAAGGATTAACAGTGGCACGATCTGAAGGCATCCTGCGGTTACTGATTGTGGATGATTCGCTGACTGATAGTGAGGCGGTCATTAATGTGTTACGTAGTGCAGGCCATGCGGTTAGAGCAAACCGAGAGGATCGATTCGATGCGCTGGAGCAGGTACTGAGTAATCAAACCTGGGATTTGTTAA
The genomic region above belongs to Methylophaga frappieri and contains:
- a CDS encoding lysophospholipid acyltransferase family protein, translating into MIWLRSSLFFVCYCLTAILFSCLSVLLWPLPFSWRYRAISRWAVWNIWLLRWVCGVRLEVTGAEHIPEQACVILCKHQSAWETLALQAVFPPQVWVLKRELLWIPFFGWGLASLKPIAIDRKAGRQALSQIIEQGKQRLKQGIWVVVFPEGTRIPVRQQGRFGIGGARLSVEAGVPVVPVAHNAGYCWPKRGFLKHPGVIKMVIGASIETKDQSAAEINHQAEMWMTATMTELEGLPPAVTLKRDKKD